In Phoenix dactylifera cultivar Barhee BC4 unplaced genomic scaffold, palm_55x_up_171113_PBpolish2nd_filt_p 000621F, whole genome shotgun sequence, the sequence TAAGGAAACTTTCCTACGAAACCCTAAGTCAAAAGTCCATCTTGCCATCCGTTTCAATCAATTccgtgatcaggagtcgactcatcactttcaggggtcgactcctgataagttcgagtcgacttagAAATCCTCGGGTCGACTCAAAAGATCGGCATCGAGAACTAGCACGCTTTatctttctgagagagtcgactatTTCAATCTTAGAGTCGACTTGAGCAGACCTCAAGTTGACTCCCGCagggcttgagtcgactcctgcaggcaACCCGAAAAACACCTCTCTGTCTTTCTCTGTGGCACTGAGAGAGTTGGCTCCCTCAGTCTaggggtcgactccagaaaatatGGAGTCGACTCAACAAAGCGTGATGTCGACTCCTGCAGCCTCAGAACTTTGCAACTCTCTGTTTCTCACTGTGGCATGTAGTGAGTCGATCTTCTCATccttggggttgactcaagcTTCACATGAGTCAACTCCTAGATgctaggggtcgactccattcaTCTAGCAAAGACTTTTCAACCAAACTTGAGCCAAAATTCAACTGTAGTCGTTTCGAGTTGCGAGGCACTTTTTCTCAACAGCCTCCTACAGCTACACCTTTGCAATCCAACAAGCACGTTCTATGGACCGCCACCTTACCCCCAAGTTTCAAATCACCCCGGCCACCATCTCCATCTTCACAGTCATGGCCATGCTCCTCAGCTTAGCATTCTATGACCGAGTCTTCGTCCCGGTGGCTCGTCGGGTCACCGGAAAGCCTTCCGGCGTCACATACCTTCAGCGCATGGGCATTGGCTTGGCCATCTCCAATTTAGCCAATGTTGCTGCAGCTCTTGCCGAAACCAAGTGAAAGGCAGTCGCGGTGCAGCACGGGCTGCTCGATACGCCGGACGCGACCATTCCAATCAGTGTCTTCTGGTTGGTGCCTCAGTATGCGATCCATGGGCTGGCTGACGCCTTCTCGTCAGTGGCACACATGGAGTTTCTCTATGATCAGTCCCCGGAGAGCATGAGAAGCACGGCAGCCACTCTGTTCTGGCTTGCGGGATCCATCGGGAACTACTTGGGGACTTTGCTGGTGACTCTGGTTCATGACTATACTAAGGAAAAGGGGGACAGGCTCCAGGACAACATCAGTAGGGGGAAGTTGGATTACTACTACTGGCTTGTGACTGGAATGCAAGTGATCAACCTTGGGTACTATATCATCTGTGCAAGGTGTTGTCAGCGcccacgccggaacccactcacaccagcgccgccaccgacgtcggacaagcaagagagatacaaacggataagcactctctcgctccctcgactccagactcaaggatcacctcttcgctccgcctacgaagggcaaaagattaccccgtggtatcagtagggtaaaacacttgagcaccgcaacggattatcaaagatcaaaggaagaagaaggaagaaaatagcaaagcaaacacaaagatgtaacgaggttcggctacaaatagcctacgtcctccatcgctccaaatctcaataaggatgaactgattacagagatagcacacacccgaacgatcacaagcgatcgatctacaagagattcacacagaattccctttgcacaagaagtaggatcccaatcctcttcttctctagaaccctagcctcacaaacaagagtatctctcaaatatacggccaatcccttaaccctagggctctcatgagtcctatatatagtctcaagaccttcagatgatcatagccgtcgaaacgccaacaaaacaccaaaaagaaactcatccgtatgatttcccgcgagcccgagtcgactcggctgaagtccgagtcgactctggcacgtctgaacaacttccagtttaactggcacgatctcgagtcgactccactgtatctcgagtcgactcgacgatgctccgagtcgactcgactgtagttcgagtcgactctgacagtccagacagaaacatggtttttgcggctttctcctctcgtgtcgactcgacagacctcgagtcgactcgactgttcccgagtcgactcgactgtagctcgagtcgactccgacagtccaccagacggaactattcagaattgattctccttcaattctcttcatcactaaaggtctccacataccccaacaatctcccacttggagaccttgggtatattctcttgttacttggttctcctctgtgctcccactgaaattggatcatcctagtgaaatcggtacgatgcctcctcaacgtcttcaagcatgaagaccagcagaagctgaacagctcctcagcttctccaccgtgacgaccttcgtcaacatatctgcaggattctgacttgtatgaattttctccaacttgacgagtccctgctcgagcaatgacctcacgaagtggtaccgtatgtcaatatgcttcgtccttgaatgaaaagctgaattcttcgccagatgaattgcactttgactgtctgaatataacatgcaatccttctgttccttcccaagctccttcatcaagccttgaagccatattagttccttgcacgcctctgtggctgccacatactccgcctccgtagtcgacaatgcaacaactggttgcaacctggaaatccaactgacggctccactgcccaaggtgaacaagtaccctgtcgtgcttctcctgccgtccaagtcccctgccatgtctgagtccacatagccctgtaaccggatctcagaacctccatagcacaatgacatgtgctcagtgcctttcagatacctcagtatccatttgaccgcgcgccaatgctccaagcctgggcagctcatgaagcgactcacaactcccactgcttgagcaatgtctggtctcgtacacaccatagcgtacatcaagctccccactgccgatgcatacgggatttttgacatattgagctcctccacccgcgtcttcggactttgcccttttgagagcttaaaatgggcacccagcggtgtgccaacaggtttggcaccctccatgcagaatctcctgagtactcggctgatgtactccgcctgagatagtctgaggatatgtttagacctatctctactgatccgcatcccaaggatctgttttgctgctcctagatccttcattgcaaattttcttgacagcttcagcttcaattttgcaatctcatgcatgctagctcctgcaactaacatgtcatcaacatacaatagcaagataatgtaagatgtaccgaagtcccggaagtagcaacagtgatcctcctgacatctcctgtatcctatctcaagcatgtaactatcgaacttgagataccattgtctgggtgcctgtttcaaaccatagaggcttttctttagtttgcagactaagtcacccgtgccagctgcaatgtatccctccggctgctgcatatatatctcctcatcgagatctccgtggagaaaggccgtcttcacatcaagctgctctaagtgaagatcctctactgccaccatgctcagcaccgctcgaatagtactcatcttgactacaggagaaaagatctctgtgaagtcgatacctgctctctgctgaaatccttttacaaccagcctggccttgtatcgcttcttcccgccttgctcttccttcagcctgtaaatccatttgtttgacagtgctttcttccccttgggcagatccaccaaatcccacgtttgattctgctccaatgacttcatctcatcatccatggccaactcccactccttcctggtatcaacctccaatgcctccgtgaagcattcaggttcgccattatctgtgagcagcaaataactaagagtcccatcatacctttgaggaggcttcccatgagtactacgagtggaccttcttagttgtggagggggtgccattACTTCatgttcttgctctgactgagtcttctgaccagaatttgtagactcctcttcaggatccacaaaacacggctcaacaggttttgtttctgattcagtgctctgctgcattttctcattgaataccacatcattactacgaatgatcttcttgtgttcgggatcccaaagccggtacccaaactgttgacctccgtatccaacgaaaatacacttctttgatttggcgtctagtttgcttctttgactggaatcaacatggacataactggtacaaccgaatactcgtaagtgcgccaaatcaatcttcttcgctgtccatgcttcctcaggaatcccaaattcaagtttctttgatggccctctgttgatcaagtaggcagcagtgttaactgcttccgcccaaaactgctgtggcaatccagcatgtatcctcatactcctggcacgctcattaattgttctgttcatcctttcagcaactccattttgttgtggtgttcctggaactgtcctctgcctgacgatcccagcatctgcacagtagtcctcaaactccctgctacaatactcaccaccgttgttcgatctcaggcatttcaacctcttttctgtctcgagttctaccatcgcctgccatctcctgaagaccccaaatacctctgacttgtgcttcaagaagaacacccaaagcttcctggtagcatcatcaataaaagtaacatagtactgagatccaccaatggaagaaactggtgcaggcccccacacgtccgtgtgcacgagatctagcttttcttgcttccgaggtttaccttctttgttgaatgaaacacgcttctgctttccgagaacacaatcctcacagaagtccatctcaacactcctgagaccctgcagctttcccaactggtgcatcacctccagtccctgataactcatgtgcccaagtctacaatgccataacttggtgtccacatctgctgcaacaactccaatagagttctccgtgccattggtgacataaagtgtcccaaccttcttgccactagccaccgtcaacgaacctctggatatcttccactgatcagctgtgaaagtagccttgtacccctggctcgccaactgtccaacagaaatcagattcctctgcagttgaggtacgtgccgtacgtcctcaagctcaagtgaagatccagaaaccaacttcacttccgcgcttccccttccttgtatggtgcaaggctctccatcccctaggtagactttgccaaagtctcccttctcatatcctccaagaagcttccgttgggatgtagcatggaaagacgtgcccgagtctatcacccaagactcgtcacaggtagacaaagatagaacgagggcatccatatcaccgtcttcagcaagatttgccagatccttgctgactccttcggtgtggtcgccttgcttccctttaggagatttgcaatccctcctaaagtgccccgtcttcccgcagttccagcacttcgctcccttgttctgaggtgctcgagacctgctggatctcgacttcgagtcgcttcgaaatcgaccgtccttcttttgtcttccccggtcagaggtgtttagtgcacttccagacgactccgtagctccagaagatttccttcttgcttcttcactcagaagcactcccacaacgtcatcaaaaatcaacttccccgttgccgaagagttgctcaccgccatcaccaggccctcccagctatcaggcaatccggagaggattagcaatgcccgaatctcatcgtcaaaactaatctccactgactccaactgggccgtgagtccattgaactcgttgaggtattctgctatgctgctgccatttttcatacgaagattaaacaacctcttcatgagaaataccttgtttgatgctgagggtttctcgtacatccgcgacaatgttgccatcaactccatcgtcgtcttctcgtttttgatgttgaatgccacttgggatgcaagtgacaatctaatggtgccgagcgtcttccgatcgaggacctcccagtcttcatcggacatcttctctggtttcttcgctctacctccaagaggtaaatagagatccttctggtaaaggtaatcctctatttgcatcttccaaaattcGAAGTTCgttccattgaacttctcaattcgcaccttcccttcatccgccatcgcagaaaaccaatagctctgataccacttgttgtcggcgcccacgtcggaacccactcacaccagcgccgccaccgacgtcggacaagcaagagagatacaaacggataagcactctctcgctccctcgactccggactcaaggatcacctcttcgctccgcctacgaagggcaaaagattaccccgtggtatcagtagggtaaaacacttgagcaccgcaacggattatcaaagatcaaaggaagaagaaggaagaaaatagcaaagcaaatacaaagatgtaacgaggttcggctacaaatagcctacgtcctccaccgctccaaatctcaataaggatgaactgattacagagatagcacacacccgaacgatcacaagcgatcgatctacaagagattcacacagaattccctttgcacaagaagtaggatcccaatcctcttcttctctagaaccctagcctcacaaacaagagtatctctcaaatatacggccaatcccttaaccctagggctctcatgagtcctatatatagtctcaagaccttcagatgatcatagccgtcgaaacgccaacaaaacaccaaaaagaaactcatccgtatgatttcccgcgagcccgagtcgactcggctgaagtccgagtcgactctggcacgtttgaacaacttccagtttaactggcacgatctcgagtcgactctactgtatctcgagtcgactcgacgatgctccgagtcgactcgactgtagttcgagtcgactctgacagtccagacagaaacatggtttttgcggctttctcctctcgggtcgactcgacagacctcgagtcgactcgactgttcccgagtcgactcgactgtagctcgagtcgactccgacagtccaccagacggaactattcagaattgattctccttcaattctcttcatcactaaaggtctccacataccccaacacaaggttttataccTTTAAGCCATTGGAAGTAGCCAAGCCTGAGAACCCTTCAAAGTTGTGGACGAGGAAGTTGGTGCCAAAGAAGTGGAGTTCAGCAAAATGGGAACTTGAGAGATTGGAATAATGAAGGAAGTTTACCATTGGTGTAGATATTGTTATCCACTGTAGCTAAGTTTTGCCAACAATAATAGTAAGTAATATTGTTGGAGGATTTAGTACCGTATATTAAGCATATTACATGCATATAGCCTTAGTGGTATGTTGATCACCTCGTGATCATCGTAACCACCACGTATGTACACTACAACAAAAAAGGTTTTTGCCGACTTTGTATTGCCGACGCTagttaaaagcgtcggcgattTTTTTTGGGACAGTAACCGCCGACGCTTCTgagaagcgtcggtaaaaaagcTTCCAGCGACGCttcttttaagcgtcggcgtcTGGGTacattaccgacgcttataagcgtcggaatATTTAatcaccgacgcttataagcgtcggcataagGGAAGAAcatgacgacgcttataagcgtcgtcggacttcATTCCTCCAAAACCCGATCGACCCCCTCCCTCTAAAGCCCTAAATCCCCATCTCACGCCGACCGACTCCCTCTCTTCTCAACCCTTTTCACCGATCTCATCCATTCTCCTCCGCCGAGCGCTCTCCGTCGTCGCGATGGGGGGAGTCGCTGTTGATGCGGGCGTTGAGCAAGCGGCGGACGtgggtcttcctcttcctcgtcgtctactccctcctcctctcctcctcttggaacctcctcctctccatccgcTCCTGGTACAACTCGGCggccgcctccgcctcctcccgCGCCGCCGCCGGCTGGAAGGCCCTCTATGCCTCCGTGCTCTACGGAGGGGTCTTCGGCCTGCTCTCCATGGGGGCGGCGCTAGCCGTGGCGGTGCCGGCCACGTTGGTCACCTGGATCACGATCTTCGTGCTGCTCGCCTTCTTCCTCGCCTGGCTCGCCCTCttcaagctcctcctcctcgccttCGGCCTCGGCCCCCTCtgcccctccctccccctcctccccttcctGTTCACCTCCTCCTTCCCTGTCAAGATCCAAACCAAACCCAAGCCCAAGCCTCCCATCTCTTCATCTTTATCCACCCTTCACCGCCTCATCACTGCCGTCAAGGTTCTCCTCTTGGCCACCATCATCTCCAGCTACCGCTACAGTGATAGAATGCATCCGTACCTCCTCCTCGCCATCTACTGCTGCCACATCTACCTGATCCTAGATCTCGGTCTCGCCTCCATTGCCAAGATCGCCACCGGTCTCCTTGGCCTCGAGCTGGAGCCCCAGTTCAACAACCCCTTAGGCGCCTCCTCCCTTCAAGACTTCTGAGGCCGCCGCTGGAACCTCATGGTCTCTTCCATCCTCCGCCCCTCCGTCTACGACCCCGTCCAAGCCCGCTGGGGGCTCGACGCCGGCATCCTCGCCACCTTCTTCGTCTCCGGCCTCATGCACGAGCTCATGTTCTACTACCTCACCTTGGCACTTCCCACCGGGGAGGTTACCGCGTTCTTCGTCCTCCACGGGCTGCTCACGGTGGCGGAGAGGAAGGCCCGGAAGGCCGGCTGGTGGCGGCCGCACCCCCTCGTGGCGGCGCCGCTTGCACTCGGGTTGATCGTCGGCACCGGGTACTGGCTCTTCTTCCCGCCCCTCCTGAGAGGTGGGGCCGACGCGGTGGGGCTGGCGGAGTTTTCTGCTGTGATGGGAGTTTTCCAAACCCCCTCACTGCCTCCTAGTATCTCCAAGTTTGGGATCTCCGACCATTCGAGCCTATGGCAGAGAAGGTGCTTGATCTTACTCTCTCTTAAACCTCCTTCTCATTAGAGACATTCTTTTCTATGTGATGGTACTCAATTTGTGATGCTTTGTCTCCTTTTCTACATAATAGTACTCATTTTGTGATGCTttgtctactttttttttttactagttTTTGTTCTATCATTGCATCTCCAGAGTCTTTCAGAATATTTCGTCTAAatcattacatttttttttcataatctaTAAAATTTGGATTTGTAGCTGTACCTTGTCTATTTTGTGTTAATGCTTCTTGGTGGATAGCTATATTCTTCCTTAATTCCTGGGATTTTCTTCATTTACTTGCTGTTATCACTAGAATCCGAGGATAAAGTATGGGCTTGGATGTCTCTCATCTAATTCTATGTAATTCTCTTTTTCTTGGAGttaacctttt encodes:
- the LOC120106759 gene encoding probable long-chain-alcohol O-fatty-acyltransferase 5; translated protein: MVSSILRPSVYDPVQARWGLDAGILATFFVSGLMHELMFYYLTLALPTGEVTAFFVLHGLLTVAERKARKAGWWRPHPLVAAPLALGLIVGTGYWLFFPPLLRGGADAVGLAEFSAVMGVFQTPSLPPSISKFGISDHSSLWQRRCLILLSLKPPSH
- the LOC120106758 gene encoding acyl-CoA--sterol O-acyltransferase 1-like → MRALSKRRTWVFLFLVVYSLLLSSSWNLLLSIRSWYNSAAASASSRAAAGWKALYASVLYGGVFGLLSMGAALAVAVPATLVTWITIFVLLAFFLAWLALFKLLLLAFGLGPLCPSLPLLPFLFTSSFPVKIQTKPKPKPPISSSLSTLHRLITAVKVLLLATIISSYRYSDRMHPYLLLAIYCCHIYLILDLGLASIAKIATGLLGLELEPQFNNPLGASSLQDF